A DNA window from Methylocystis heyeri contains the following coding sequences:
- a CDS encoding putative bifunctional diguanylate cyclase/phosphodiesterase: MATPTFGVDDDATFARAIIPQQRSQPLKLFLQFLRGDALYFGRGEPSDALTKRIRREQFAAVCKFTPLMMLGSCLNAVVLTCALRNGLPSVPVAAWGGTVIALTAGGAAGMLSARPGQPGLRDLAAITTGAAALGLLWSVAPALFLALGDSAERLIVICVSLGMMFVGSTVMASIPAAAVAFMAPVMTGLLYAVESAQTKGLEPFATILGFFGLFMLASNVARSDASVRRCATLLETEDNVLRDELTSLPNRKFFHDQMTRALARLERTGEGFAVMCLDLDGFKKVNDTLGHAAGDQTLIEAARRLERCTRRADVVSRLGGDEFALIASGASNEAQARSVAERIVQSFREPFLVDGESRSITISVGVALAPRDGMDGVTLMRNADSSLYVAKNSGRSAFALFRDRSASVAGGASEPERAPEAKELDLVFEPCVNLGALQTSGFSAALRLDQNLCTAERSDSRGSVEAFLLEKAVEAAVSWPEALRASVPVSHLQLCREGFARSVEKTLARHDFDPRRLEIELAQAPLIVSSPDAMRQLRLLRDMGISVGLKDVDGGLGELSNLVELPLTRLSLGTNLVRELGAGTISSTVARISCEVARALGLEVIAKGVENEGQLEAVRKLGCSEAQGPFFGAPARADELAGLMGFPRLAACLEGERAA; the protein is encoded by the coding sequence ATGGCGACCCCGACCTTTGGCGTAGACGATGACGCCACTTTTGCCCGAGCGATCATTCCTCAACAGCGGAGCCAGCCGTTAAAGCTGTTCCTGCAGTTCCTGAGAGGGGACGCCCTCTATTTCGGCCGCGGGGAGCCCTCCGACGCGCTTACGAAGCGAATCCGGCGCGAGCAATTCGCAGCCGTGTGCAAATTCACCCCCTTGATGATGCTGGGAAGCTGCCTGAACGCCGTGGTCCTGACCTGCGCCTTGAGAAACGGCCTGCCGTCGGTTCCTGTGGCGGCGTGGGGCGGGACGGTGATCGCGCTGACGGCCGGCGGCGCGGCCGGGATGCTGAGCGCCAGGCCTGGGCAGCCCGGCCTGCGCGATTTGGCGGCGATCACGACGGGCGCTGCGGCGCTGGGCCTGCTTTGGAGCGTTGCGCCGGCGCTTTTTCTCGCCTTGGGCGACTCCGCCGAAAGGCTGATCGTCATTTGCGTCAGCCTCGGCATGATGTTTGTCGGCTCGACGGTCATGGCGTCGATTCCCGCGGCCGCGGTCGCCTTCATGGCGCCGGTCATGACGGGCCTGCTATACGCCGTGGAGAGCGCTCAAACCAAAGGGTTGGAGCCTTTCGCCACCATCCTCGGATTTTTCGGGCTCTTCATGCTCGCCTCCAACGTTGCGCGGTCGGACGCGTCCGTGCGGCGTTGCGCTACGCTTCTGGAAACCGAGGACAATGTCCTCCGGGACGAACTCACCAGCCTGCCCAACCGCAAATTCTTCCACGACCAGATGACGCGAGCGCTGGCCCGCCTCGAACGCACGGGCGAGGGCTTCGCGGTGATGTGCCTGGATCTCGACGGGTTCAAGAAAGTCAACGACACCCTCGGCCACGCGGCCGGCGACCAGACTCTGATCGAAGCCGCCCGCAGATTGGAGCGCTGCACGCGGCGAGCCGACGTCGTGTCCCGGCTCGGAGGCGACGAATTCGCCTTGATCGCCTCCGGCGCATCAAACGAGGCGCAGGCGAGGAGCGTCGCAGAACGAATAGTGCAGAGTTTCAGGGAGCCTTTCCTCGTCGACGGCGAATCTCGCAGCATCACAATCAGCGTAGGCGTCGCTCTCGCACCCCGGGACGGCATGGACGGGGTGACGCTGATGCGCAATGCGGACAGCTCCCTCTACGTCGCCAAGAACTCCGGCAGGAGCGCCTTCGCGCTGTTCCGCGACCGTTCGGCGAGCGTCGCAGGCGGCGCAAGCGAACCCGAGCGGGCGCCCGAGGCCAAGGAGCTGGACCTCGTGTTCGAGCCTTGCGTCAATCTCGGCGCGCTGCAGACCAGCGGCTTCAGCGCCGCGCTGCGGCTGGATCAGAACCTTTGCACGGCGGAGCGCAGCGATTCGCGCGGCTCCGTCGAGGCGTTCCTCCTCGAAAAAGCGGTCGAGGCCGCGGTTTCCTGGCCCGAGGCTCTAAGGGCGAGCGTGCCCGTCTCCCATTTGCAATTATGCCGTGAGGGCTTTGCGCGGAGCGTGGAGAAAACGCTCGCGCGCCACGATTTCGATCCGCGGCGGCTCGAGATCGAATTGGCTCAGGCGCCCCTCATAGTCTCGTCCCCCGACGCCATGCGGCAGCTCCGACTGCTTCGGGACATGGGGATTTCCGTGGGCCTGAAGGATGTGGACGGCGGCCTGGGCGAACTCTCCAATCTCGTGGAATTGCCCCTGACGAGGCTGAGCCTCGGCACGAATCTGGTGCGCGAACTCGGCGCCGGCACGATTTCCTCGACCGTCGCCAGGATTTCCTGCGAGGTCGCCCGCGCGCTGGGGCTCGAGGTCATAGCCAAAGGCGTCGAAAACGAGGGCCAGCTGGAAGCCGTCCGCAAGCTGGGATGCAGCGAGGCCCAGGGGCCCTTTTTCGGGGCGCCGGCGCGGGCCGATGAATTGGCGGGCCTGATGGGATTTCCCCGCCTTGCGGCCTGCCTCGAAGGCGAAC
- a CDS encoding rhamnan synthesis F family protein, with the protein MKENRDLLQLFDVSFYLEQYPDVASAGVDPVAHYLIHGATERRNPHPLFDTHFYLEQYPDIVASGVNPLVHYVRCGAKERRNPHPLFDTKFYLEQNPDVSAAGIDPLVHYLLYGAEEGRQPNPVFDTGFYREKNPDCASSNPLAHYVRWGAKHRRAPHPSFDSDYYAYSYPEVSSEGFAPLAHYLHYGINEGRRTNLHVVGDVASARLDCLKPLSIRSETALFVTHSPDGRMKPHILHHLSALKRHGVGLVLIVACDTAFRDADDYLLDLVDGMYIRQNVGFDFAAWAHLLRLDPELHAIDTLYLINDSIVGPLDLDAFGEVMRRIRDTDADVIGLTDNIERQWHLQSYFLAFNSGVLTSRAFADFFNRVESLSEKQDVINLYETRLAGRLSAAGLRCKALFPSRYERNATTCDWEELVESGFPFVKMEVLRSLPDRLHYPDWMSVAGNLLIPSQRTSNSD; encoded by the coding sequence ATGAAAGAGAACCGAGATCTCCTCCAGTTGTTCGATGTTTCCTTCTATCTGGAGCAATATCCGGATGTGGCTTCCGCGGGCGTCGACCCTGTAGCCCATTACCTGATCCACGGCGCAACGGAACGGCGCAATCCCCACCCCTTGTTCGATACGCATTTCTATCTCGAGCAATATCCCGACATAGTCGCCAGCGGCGTCAATCCTCTCGTCCATTACGTCCGGTGTGGCGCGAAGGAGAGGCGAAACCCCCATCCGCTTTTCGACACGAAGTTCTACCTTGAACAAAATCCGGATGTATCGGCCGCGGGAATAGACCCGCTCGTCCATTATTTGTTGTACGGCGCCGAGGAGGGCCGCCAACCCAACCCGGTGTTCGACACCGGTTTTTATCGCGAAAAAAACCCCGATTGCGCGAGTTCCAACCCGCTTGCGCATTATGTTCGATGGGGCGCGAAGCATCGGCGCGCTCCCCATCCGAGCTTTGACAGCGATTACTATGCCTATTCCTACCCGGAAGTTTCGTCAGAAGGGTTTGCGCCTCTTGCGCATTATCTACACTACGGCATAAACGAAGGCCGGCGAACTAATCTACACGTCGTCGGCGACGTTGCTTCAGCCCGGCTCGATTGCCTCAAACCGCTGTCCATCCGTAGTGAAACAGCTCTCTTTGTCACTCATTCGCCTGACGGGCGAATGAAGCCGCATATTCTACATCATCTTTCCGCGCTGAAGCGGCATGGCGTCGGTCTCGTGCTGATCGTAGCGTGCGATACTGCGTTTCGCGATGCTGACGACTATTTATTAGATCTCGTCGACGGCATGTATATTCGGCAAAATGTTGGATTTGATTTTGCTGCATGGGCGCATCTCTTGCGCCTCGACCCAGAACTTCATGCGATCGACACCCTCTATTTGATCAATGACAGCATCGTCGGACCCTTGGATCTCGACGCCTTCGGGGAGGTCATGCGGCGGATACGCGACACAGACGCGGATGTGATAGGCCTTACGGATAATATTGAGCGGCAATGGCACCTGCAGAGCTATTTTCTGGCCTTCAACTCCGGCGTTCTTACTTCGCGCGCGTTTGCGGACTTCTTCAACCGCGTCGAGAGCCTTTCGGAAAAGCAGGATGTTATAAATTTGTACGAAACCCGTTTGGCTGGACGGCTTTCGGCTGCCGGGTTGCGATGCAAGGCGCTGTTTCCTTCCAGATACGAGCGCAATGCGACGACCTGCGATTGGGAGGAACTCGTCGAAAGCGGATTTCCGTTCGTTAAAATGGAAGTGTTGCGCAGCTTGCCGGATCGTCTTCACTACCCCGACTGGATGTCCGTCGCCGGAAATCTTCTGATTCCGAGTCAGAGAACATCAAATTCCGATTGA
- the nadA gene encoding quinolinate synthase NadA, whose amino-acid sequence MSTRSLMGEKLATVAGAASAAAGLGDGLVSHFPVVTRPNLEWTAEVEAATAHLYERVAKVIPPVEWPFHAPYVKAINDLKRERNAVILAHNYQTPEIYHCVADYVGDSLQLAKLAAASPADVIVQGGVHFMAETSKILSPEKTVLIPDSEAGCSLAASITAADVRALRREYPGVPIVAYVNTSAEVKAEVDICCTSSNALKIVESLGTDRVIMVPDRYLAQNVAAQTKVKIIAWRGACEVHERFTAEELESYRADHPGVKIIAHPECPREVVEISDFAGSTAAMIDYVRTRKPARVLLVTECSMADNVAAETTGTEFIRPCNFCPHMKRITLPKILDSLIYMREEVQVDPLLAERARASVQRMIDVG is encoded by the coding sequence ATGAGCACGCGGTCCCTGATGGGAGAAAAATTGGCGACGGTCGCCGGGGCGGCCTCTGCAGCCGCAGGTCTTGGCGACGGTCTCGTATCGCACTTTCCCGTCGTCACCAGGCCCAATCTGGAATGGACCGCCGAGGTGGAGGCGGCGACGGCGCATCTCTACGAGCGCGTCGCCAAGGTCATCCCCCCGGTCGAGTGGCCGTTTCATGCGCCTTACGTCAAGGCCATCAACGATCTGAAGCGCGAGCGCAACGCCGTCATCCTCGCGCATAACTATCAGACCCCCGAAATTTATCATTGCGTCGCCGATTATGTCGGCGACAGCCTTCAGCTCGCCAAGCTCGCCGCCGCCTCCCCTGCGGACGTCATCGTCCAGGGCGGCGTGCATTTCATGGCCGAGACCTCGAAGATATTGAGCCCGGAAAAGACCGTGCTGATACCGGATTCGGAAGCGGGCTGTTCGCTGGCGGCCTCCATCACCGCCGCCGATGTTCGCGCCCTGCGCCGGGAATATCCGGGCGTTCCGATTGTCGCCTATGTCAACACCTCGGCCGAGGTGAAGGCGGAAGTCGACATCTGCTGCACGTCTTCCAACGCGCTCAAGATTGTCGAGAGCCTTGGAACGGACCGGGTCATCATGGTTCCGGACCGCTATCTGGCGCAGAACGTCGCCGCACAGACCAAGGTGAAGATCATCGCCTGGCGCGGCGCCTGCGAGGTCCATGAGCGCTTCACCGCCGAGGAGCTGGAAAGCTACCGCGCCGATCACCCCGGCGTGAAGATCATCGCCCATCCCGAATGCCCGCGCGAGGTGGTGGAAATCTCGGATTTCGCCGGCTCGACGGCGGCCATGATCGACTATGTCCGCACCAGGAAGCCGGCGCGGGTCCTGCTCGTCACCGAATGCTCGATGGCCGACAATGTCGCGGCGGAAACCACCGGGACGGAGTTCATCCGGCCCTGCAATTTCTGCCCCCACATGAAGCGCATCACTTTGCCGAAGATTCTCGACAGCCTGATCTACATGCGCGAAGAAGTTCAGGTCGACCCGCTGCTGGCGGAGCGGGCGCGCGCCAGCGTCCAGCGTATGATCGACGTGGGCTGA
- a CDS encoding DUF4202 domain-containing protein, with protein MTANTRLESVIAAIDAANAADPRKCELDGEEIAFEKLYSRRMSERLDKTYPEASELLRVAARAQHLRRWEIARSDYPEGRHGYNEWRKRCRLHHAELAAEIMLRHGYDEAETRHVGALIRKEQLKKDPESQALENVAALVFLECYFGDFLAKYSGYEDEKIIDILGKTLCKMSPRGHKAALEMNLPARSLALVAAAIEKESAALARLAAVAVD; from the coding sequence ATGACCGCAAACACACGCCTTGAATCCGTCATAGCGGCGATCGACGCGGCCAATGCGGCCGATCCGCGCAAATGCGAGTTGGACGGCGAGGAAATCGCCTTCGAGAAGCTCTATTCGCGGCGCATGAGCGAAAGGCTGGACAAGACCTATCCCGAGGCTTCCGAACTGCTCCGCGTCGCGGCGCGGGCGCAGCATTTGCGTCGCTGGGAGATCGCGCGCAGCGACTACCCCGAGGGAAGGCACGGCTACAACGAGTGGCGCAAGCGGTGCCGCCTCCACCACGCCGAGCTCGCTGCGGAAATCATGCTCCGGCACGGCTATGACGAAGCGGAAACGCGCCACGTCGGGGCCTTGATCCGCAAAGAGCAGCTCAAGAAAGATCCCGAATCCCAGGCCCTGGAGAATGTGGCCGCGCTCGTGTTCCTCGAGTGCTATTTCGGCGACTTCCTGGCCAAATATTCCGGCTATGAGGACGAGAAGATCATCGACATCCTCGGCAAGACCTTATGCAAAATGTCGCCCCGCGGCCACAAGGCGGCGCTGGAGATGAATTTGCCCGCGCGTTCGCTCGCTCTCGTCGCCGCGGCGATCGAGAAAGAATCCGCGGCGCTGGCGCGCCTCGCCGCCGTAGCGGTCGACTGA
- a CDS encoding L-aspartate oxidase, with protein MERSYPPILIVGGGLAGVFCALKLAPSPVAILAPSGVGGASSWAQGGVAAAVSEGDTPETHAADTVAAGAGIVDADIALGVAMEARARIEDLAAYGAPFDRDAQGLLQPSREAAHTHRRIVRVKGDVAGRAIMETLARQVRETPSIEVIEGVTAYDIVMAGGRVAGICGHDAEGRERFIPCRALVLATGGVGHLYRVTTNPLDACGAGVAMAARVGAHIADAEFVQFHPTAIDIGVDPAPLATESLRGEGALIVDRDGRRFLLDADPAAELAPRDIVARAVFSSIAQGKGAFLDARAAVGEHFPARFPTVYASCMGAGIDPVKDAIPIAPAAHYHMGGIATDANGRTTVAGLWAAGEVGCTGLHGANRLASNSLLEALVVGARVAVDILCSDALNQSVGAPADLPRFGYDPNEGAVIEELRDVMASHVGVVRDGAGLSLALERIARLGAQTKSSRAQNMLTTAMLIASAGFVRRESRGAHFRSDYPESSAAFAKRSRFTLGEAQEIARRAAP; from the coding sequence ATGGAGAGGAGCTATCCGCCAATACTAATCGTCGGCGGCGGTCTCGCCGGCGTATTCTGCGCCCTGAAACTCGCCCCCTCCCCGGTCGCGATCCTCGCGCCTTCCGGCGTCGGCGGCGCTTCGTCCTGGGCGCAGGGCGGAGTCGCCGCGGCAGTCTCGGAAGGCGATACGCCCGAAACCCATGCCGCGGATACGGTTGCTGCGGGCGCAGGAATCGTCGACGCCGACATTGCTCTCGGCGTCGCGATGGAAGCCCGGGCGCGCATCGAGGATCTCGCCGCCTATGGCGCGCCCTTCGACCGCGACGCCCAAGGCCTGCTGCAGCCCTCGCGCGAAGCCGCGCACACCCATCGCCGCATCGTCCGGGTGAAGGGCGACGTCGCCGGCCGCGCCATCATGGAGACCCTGGCGCGGCAGGTGCGCGAGACGCCTTCCATCGAGGTGATCGAGGGCGTCACGGCGTACGATATCGTCATGGCCGGAGGGCGCGTCGCCGGAATCTGCGGCCATGACGCCGAGGGGCGCGAGCGCTTCATTCCCTGCCGCGCGCTCGTGCTGGCCACGGGAGGCGTCGGTCATCTCTACCGGGTCACCACCAATCCTCTCGACGCCTGCGGCGCCGGCGTCGCCATGGCCGCGCGCGTCGGCGCGCATATCGCCGACGCGGAATTCGTTCAGTTCCATCCCACCGCCATCGACATCGGCGTCGATCCGGCGCCGCTCGCCACCGAGTCGCTGCGCGGCGAAGGCGCGCTGATCGTCGACCGGGACGGACGCCGCTTTTTGCTCGACGCCGACCCGGCCGCCGAACTCGCGCCGCGCGACATCGTGGCGCGGGCGGTGTTCAGCAGCATCGCGCAGGGCAAAGGCGCTTTTCTCGATGCGAGGGCGGCGGTCGGGGAGCACTTCCCCGCGAGGTTCCCCACCGTTTACGCAAGCTGCATGGGCGCCGGGATTGATCCGGTGAAAGACGCGATTCCCATCGCCCCGGCGGCGCATTACCACATGGGCGGGATCGCCACCGACGCCAACGGCCGCACCACGGTCGCCGGCCTCTGGGCCGCGGGCGAAGTCGGCTGCACCGGGTTGCACGGGGCCAATCGCCTCGCCTCCAACTCCCTGCTGGAGGCCCTGGTCGTCGGGGCGCGGGTCGCCGTCGACATTTTGTGCAGCGACGCGCTGAACCAGTCCGTCGGCGCCCCTGCCGATCTGCCTCGCTTTGGCTACGACCCCAATGAAGGCGCGGTGATCGAGGAGCTTCGCGACGTCATGGCCTCCCATGTCGGCGTGGTGCGCGACGGCGCCGGCCTTTCTCTTGCTCTCGAGCGGATCGCCCGGCTCGGCGCGCAGACCAAAAGCTCAAGAGCGCAAAACATGCTGACGACCGCCATGCTCATCGCCAGCGCGGGTTTCGTCCGGCGCGAGAGCCGGGGCGCGCATTTCCGCTCCGATTATCCGGAAAGTTCGGCCGCGTTCGCGAAGCGCTCCCGCTTTACGCTCGGCGAGGCGCAGGAAATCGCAAGGCGGGCCGCGCCATGA
- the nadC gene encoding carboxylating nicotinate-nucleotide diphosphorylase — MSELPALPAQTVESAVRAALLEDLGRAGDITTQATIPASARATAVIAAREAGVVAGLALAKEAFRQTDPAVSFIPCLEDGARATAGAVIARIEGPARGILSAERVALNFLGRLSGVATLTSRYVEKISHTRAKVCDTRKTTPLLRAFEKYAVRCGGGANHRFGLDDAVLIKDNHIAVAGGVTAALRAAKAFVGHLVKIEIEVDTLDQLREVLSAGADVVLLDNMPPEKLREAVGLIGGRMVAEASGGVTLDTIAAIAETGVDLISIGALTHSARVLDLGLDIEMDSGPR, encoded by the coding sequence ATGAGCGAGCTTCCCGCCCTGCCCGCCCAAACGGTCGAGAGCGCGGTTCGCGCCGCTTTGCTCGAAGACCTCGGCCGCGCCGGCGACATCACCACCCAGGCCACCATTCCCGCTTCGGCGCGCGCCACGGCCGTGATCGCCGCGCGCGAAGCCGGCGTCGTCGCCGGCCTCGCCCTCGCCAAAGAAGCCTTTCGCCAGACCGATCCGGCGGTGAGCTTCATCCCCTGCCTCGAGGACGGAGCCCGCGCAACCGCCGGCGCCGTGATCGCCAGGATAGAGGGACCGGCGCGCGGAATTCTCTCGGCGGAGCGGGTCGCGCTCAATTTCCTGGGCAGGCTTTCGGGCGTTGCGACTCTGACCTCGCGATATGTGGAGAAGATTTCGCACACCCGCGCCAAGGTCTGCGACACCCGCAAGACGACCCCCCTGCTCCGCGCTTTTGAAAAATACGCGGTGCGCTGCGGCGGTGGCGCCAATCATCGCTTCGGCCTCGACGACGCGGTGCTGATCAAGGACAATCATATCGCTGTCGCCGGCGGCGTTACTGCGGCGCTCCGCGCGGCCAAGGCTTTCGTCGGCCATCTGGTCAAGATCGAGATCGAGGTCGATACGCTCGATCAGCTGCGTGAGGTTTTGAGCGCGGGCGCCGATGTCGTGCTGCTCGACAATATGCCGCCAGAAAAGCTGCGCGAGGCGGTCGGGTTGATCGGCGGGCGCATGGTGGCGGAAGCCTCCGGCGGCGTGACGCTGGACACCATCGCCGCGATTGCCGAGACCGGCGTGGACCTCATCTCCATCGGCGCCCTGACCCACTCCGCCAGGGTGCTGGATCTGGGGTTGGATATAGAGATGGATTCCGGTCCACGGTGA
- a CDS encoding type II toxin-antitoxin system prevent-host-death family antitoxin: MRRFTTVELDKNIGDIKAVAAREPVIITEHRKDRFVMMSIEDFERLRKAGAPQRAFGAGETPPEIAGPFLAEIDRVLDTPDDSAPRFDRIWRYHPGLSLSVASAKPARRGRGP, from the coding sequence ATGCGCCGCTTCACCACGGTCGAACTCGACAAGAACATCGGCGACATCAAGGCCGTCGCCGCGCGCGAGCCCGTCATCATCACGGAACATCGCAAAGACCGCTTCGTGATGATGTCGATTGAGGATTTCGAGCGGCTGCGGAAAGCAGGCGCTCCGCAGCGGGCTTTCGGCGCAGGTGAGACGCCTCCAGAGATCGCTGGCCCATTCCTGGCGGAAATCGACCGCGTCTTGGATACACCGGATGATTCAGCGCCGCGCTTCGATCGAATCTGGCGATATCATCCCGGCTTATCCTTATCTGTGGCTTCGGCAAAGCCAGCGCGGCGAGGAAGAGGGCCGTAA
- a CDS encoding Fic family protein: MDELLNQIAVKKAALDRLRPLSGPALAQLQKHYDVDLTYTSNAIEGNTLTLRETAEVIEHGITVGGKSLRDHLEAVDHYDALLWMRELAAATTPVDENAVCELHRRIVARSQPQIAGIYSRNPRRIAGSPVVFPNPAKIPQLMEEFGAWLTTAPVTPAAAFEAHYRLTAIHPFADGNGRSARLLMNLILIRGGYPPVAVRPEDRKAYLDSLESASLADDPAPYQTFMHQRLDATLAEYLSVLREALPPPMPNAGGE, from the coding sequence ATGGACGAGCTTTTAAACCAGATCGCCGTAAAAAAGGCTGCGCTCGATCGTTTGCGCCCGCTGTCGGGGCCGGCCCTGGCGCAGCTGCAAAAACACTATGACGTCGATCTGACCTACACGTCCAACGCGATCGAGGGCAACACCCTCACTCTACGCGAGACGGCCGAAGTCATCGAGCACGGGATTACTGTCGGCGGCAAATCGCTTCGCGATCACCTCGAGGCGGTCGATCATTATGATGCGCTGCTCTGGATGCGCGAGCTTGCGGCGGCGACCACGCCCGTCGATGAAAACGCCGTATGCGAATTGCATCGGCGCATCGTCGCTCGCAGCCAGCCTCAGATTGCAGGAATTTACAGCCGAAACCCGCGCCGGATTGCGGGCTCCCCAGTCGTTTTCCCGAACCCGGCCAAGATTCCCCAGCTCATGGAGGAGTTCGGCGCGTGGCTGACGACTGCGCCCGTGACGCCGGCGGCGGCCTTCGAGGCGCATTATCGCCTCACCGCCATTCATCCTTTCGCCGACGGCAACGGGCGCTCGGCGCGGCTTTTGATGAATCTTATTTTGATCCGCGGTGGCTACCCGCCGGTTGCGGTGCGGCCCGAAGATCGCAAGGCTTATCTCGATAGCCTTGAAAGCGCTTCGCTGGCGGACGATCCTGCTCCCTACCAGACTTTCATGCACCAGCGCCTGGACGCGACTTTGGCGGAGTATCTAAGCGTTTTGCGGGAAGCGCTTCCGCCGCCTATGCCCAACGCTGGGGGCGAATGA
- a CDS encoding DinB family protein, which translates to MIDPSFAQTMARYNQWQNQNLFSAADALPEEERRKDRGAFFKSIHATLNHLLWADHMWLSRFAGGPQPECSLDESSGFRADWQALKDDRTRCDLRLIEWADSLDTAALGSELSWYSGLLQRTITKPRRLAVVHMFNHQTHHRGQVHAMLTAAGAQPHGTDLIMMQPG; encoded by the coding sequence ATGATCGATCCGTCCTTTGCGCAAACCATGGCGCGCTACAATCAGTGGCAGAACCAAAACCTTTTTTCCGCCGCGGACGCCTTGCCCGAGGAAGAGCGTCGCAAGGACCGTGGCGCCTTCTTCAAGTCGATCCACGCGACGCTCAATCACCTGCTATGGGCCGATCATATGTGGCTGAGCCGCTTCGCCGGGGGCCCGCAGCCCGAATGCAGCCTCGATGAATCGAGCGGCTTTCGCGCGGACTGGCAGGCGCTAAAGGACGACCGCACGCGATGCGATCTGCGGCTGATCGAATGGGCCGACAGTCTCGACACGGCGGCGCTAGGGAGCGAACTGTCCTGGTATTCGGGCCTGCTGCAAAGGACGATCACGAAGCCGAGGCGTCTCGCCGTGGTCCATATGTTCAATCACCAGACCCACCATCGAGGGCAGGTTCACGCCATGCTGACCGCGGCGGGCGCGCAGCCGCACGGGACGGATTTGATAATGATGCAGCCTGGCTAG
- the tnpC gene encoding IS66 family transposase produces MLDFPLPDDVDALKALVRVMAEKAARTEALESEIRDLKVLNAAADERIARLTSILKALERNRFGKRSEKLGAAAAEQQAFVFEEIQTGIAEIKAGLDKAGGSAKQKRAPRPRKAFASHLERVEVVIEPEVPAEHLGKEKIKIGEDVCERLDVEPPRFRVIVTRRPKYAFKDVDVDGVIQAPAPARIIEGGIPTEALLAMIAVSKYADGLPLYRQEGIYARDGVELDRSLMAQWMGRLGFELEPLSDHVLWRIKQSPRVFADETTLPTLEPGAGKAKKAYLWAYARDDRPFGGGDPPMVAYRFEDSRSGDCALRHLKGYYGILQVDGYAAYQRLAGADRGEKALLLACCWAHLRRRFYELHVAGSSSLATATVERMKDLWSVEDQVRDLMPDDRLAARRQSSAPIVAELFARWERELALISGKSKLAEHIRYALGRRASLELFLADGHVEIDSNVVERAIRPQTITRKNALFAGSDGGGRTWATLATLLTTAKMNGADPFAWLKQTLERIANGWPNRDIEALMPWNYVA; encoded by the coding sequence ATGCTCGATTTTCCGCTTCCTGACGATGTTGACGCGCTGAAAGCGCTGGTCCGCGTCATGGCCGAAAAGGCGGCGCGCACAGAGGCGCTCGAAAGCGAAATCCGCGACCTCAAAGTCCTCAATGCGGCAGCTGACGAACGCATCGCCCGGCTGACTTCGATCCTCAAGGCGCTGGAGCGAAACCGCTTCGGCAAGCGCTCGGAAAAGCTGGGGGCTGCCGCGGCCGAACAGCAGGCCTTCGTGTTTGAGGAGATCCAGACCGGCATCGCCGAAATCAAGGCGGGGCTGGACAAAGCGGGCGGCTCGGCCAAACAAAAGCGGGCGCCGCGTCCGCGTAAGGCGTTCGCCTCTCATCTTGAACGGGTCGAGGTGGTGATCGAGCCCGAGGTACCCGCCGAACATCTGGGCAAGGAGAAGATCAAGATCGGCGAGGACGTTTGTGAACGCTTGGACGTCGAGCCGCCGCGCTTCCGGGTGATCGTCACCCGCCGCCCGAAATACGCCTTCAAAGACGTCGACGTCGATGGCGTCATCCAGGCGCCTGCTCCCGCGCGCATTATCGAGGGCGGCATTCCCACCGAGGCCCTGTTGGCGATGATCGCCGTCTCCAAATACGCCGACGGCCTGCCGCTTTATAGGCAGGAAGGCATTTACGCCCGCGACGGGGTCGAGCTTGATCGTTCGCTGATGGCGCAATGGATGGGGCGGCTTGGCTTCGAACTGGAGCCGCTTTCGGACCATGTGCTGTGGCGGATCAAGCAGAGCCCGCGCGTCTTTGCCGACGAGACGACGTTGCCGACGCTGGAGCCCGGCGCCGGCAAGGCGAAGAAAGCCTATTTATGGGCCTACGCGAGAGACGATCGGCCCTTTGGCGGCGGCGATCCGCCGATGGTCGCCTACCGCTTCGAGGACAGCCGTTCCGGCGATTGCGCCTTGCGGCATCTGAAGGGGTATTACGGCATTCTGCAAGTCGATGGCTACGCCGCCTATCAGCGGCTGGCCGGGGCAGATCGCGGCGAGAAGGCTTTGCTCCTGGCCTGCTGCTGGGCGCATCTGCGCCGAAGATTTTACGAACTGCATGTCGCCGGCAGCTCCAGCTTGGCCACCGCTACGGTCGAGCGGATGAAGGATCTCTGGTCGGTGGAAGACCAGGTTCGCGATCTGATGCCGGACGATAGGTTGGCGGCGCGCCGCCAATCCTCGGCTCCGATCGTCGCCGAATTGTTTGCGCGCTGGGAACGGGAGCTGGCGCTCATCTCGGGCAAATCCAAGCTCGCCGAACACATCCGCTACGCTTTGGGGCGCCGAGCCAGCTTGGAACTGTTCCTCGCCGACGGCCACGTCGAGATCGACTCCAATGTAGTCGAGCGGGCGATCCGGCCCCAGACCATTACAAGAAAGAATGCGCTCTTCGCCGGTTCCGACGGTGGTGGCCGGACGTGGGCAACTTTGGCGACCCTGCTGACCACCGCGAAAATGAACGGCGCCGATCCATTCGCCTGGCTCAAGCAAACCCTCGAGCGCATCGCCAACGGCTGGCCAAACCGCGACATCGAGGCTCTCATGCCCTGGAATTACGTCGCCTAA